AGTTGTATTCCTGCAACATTCTGCATGACTTACAGACAACTTGACAGGTCAGGTAGCAATGCTGGTCAAAGTCTATCCCAGTAGATGTTTACTGTTCCCATGAACATGGAGAGAAGCAATTCTTTAAGTTTCAACTCTCCAAGACGTGTGAAATTTCTTTACTTTCTGAAACCCAGgaagcttccttctgcctcctgatggAAATGTTTGAGTTTGAAGGAAATTTCTGCATAAAACTGTTGCAGCACACATCTGCAATTTCAACATTCTGGAAGTTGAAGCAGAAGGGTTAAGAATATGAGGTCACTTAGCTTGGCTACATAGCCAGACCCTATCTTAACCAACCATGTATCCAAgtaaccaaccaatcaaccaaagaAGAGGTCaatattattgttcttttttaaagatagatgGATAAGTCTACAACTTTTATGATTGTGCAAAATTACACTAGGTTTTGTGCAAATCCATATTAAGGTAGGATTTAGAAAGAAGTGAGATGTTTCttcctacatttttatttaattatactgctggggattgaatctaaGGGTTTTTGTACACTACAAATTTCCCCCTACCAGTGAACTGTGTCCTGAGCTCCTCACTGGGGAAATTTTAGGCAGCTAGAGGCTTTACCATTAAGCTACGCTCCCATCCCCTCACAAGAGGGTCTAGACCAGCTCTCCATTACTGATACAATATCCACAGGCCAATAAATAAGTTTCAACAGATAACCTGTAGGCAGATTTTGTGGCCCACATGCTGTAGCATAAGAAAATATTCCAAGTTTCCTGAACCTGGCTGTGGGTCTGAGACTTCTTGGTTGATGGCTATAGACATGATCTGACACTAAATCAGGAAACAGAGTAAAAGGAAATCTTGTTTTTAGGAGGCTAGAAAAGCAATCACAGAGGCCCCCTGAGGACTTACTACCATTGTGTTATCATTGAGAATTGTGTCTTGTGAAGCAGTGAAGATTCGTGATAGTCTCTAGACTGATCAGGATTTAGATTTGAAAGTAGATAGAGGGATAACTTCCATGAAGAAAACTGTGGTTTGCTTAGCAGAGAACAGCAAGTGATTAGATGCTGGGGGAGGGCACATTTAGCAATATCTGTCACATTTGGAATGACAGAGGACGGACTCAGGGTCAGACATAGCTAGGCTAAAATCTGTCCTTTCACTATTTGTATAGATTTCAGGTAtcatattttctcttaaaatcaTTCTAATCTTACAAAGACAAGAaataataaaccttttaaaattcttACATAGATTATATAGATAAATCTAAATTCCATAATAATTACACAATACATGGTCTTTAAGGAGAGGCCCACAAACTCCACCAAATCTCATTAGGACTCACCCTCTATCCCACACAACATGAAGCTGTGCAGTCATGCACACTCTTAGTATAACAATGAGTGagaaatttcaaaacaagaaagagCAATGAAAGGCACTAATTTGAAGGTAGAGATGTTATCCACTCCTCACTAACTTCCCCTCTTTGTAGAATCACAAGGTAGAATACATTACCAAGCAGTGGTAGCAGTCATTCGATCTCCACTTCAACAATGGGCTAAAGCCAATGCCTTAGGTGAACAGAAATAATAGGCAAACACTAGGTCAAGGATTCTCACAATGAAGAGAAGCAGAAACTTGAAAACTGTCTAAATCTGGGGTTGAAAGAAGGCAGTGAGTTTGGAAGGTGGAGGAGATCTTGGCACCATTAGTCAAGTCCTGGTGTAATCATATTTTGAACTCAAGACCATGTAAGTAAGAAGTTAGATGTGAAGAAAACTGCTTCTGTAATGGTAGCTGTGTCTGGAAAGCCCCTTTATGTTTAAGCATCCCTTACACTGCAGTTAAGGTCTTTCTACTATATAAGAATCCAAGACAATGAGAAGCATCACCAGCTACCTTACTTACACATTAGCAAAGGGTATAAATGTGACCTCAGTTTTGTTATGATATTCACTGGACTGTGTTTTCACCTCCCATTTTTTTGTAAAATTGTAAGCGTATCATAGTAATCAGTACTTAAAAAGAGCATCTGGACTACCACAAATTTGAATAAAGGGTCACCTTATTTCAATATGTATACCTCCTGTTtcataaatctttgaaaaaaattgtctttgaaatCCACAATGCAGAGCCCAGTGGGCTGCTACTTATTCTTTGGTTCAGCCAACTCTAATAtctcttatctgtctgtctgtctgtttctatctttctctgtgtctgtctcttctttgtgtttgtctgtctttcagtctgtgtctttttctctctctgaagtATACAGGTCTTTGTTAAAAAAACTTTTTGATTATACTTTTGGCAACTCTCCTGAATTGTTTCTTTTGTGAATACAAGAACTGAGGGAAAACTTTCACCAAGGTATTGTCTACTGAGTCCACTGCTTTGCTTGGAGTGTTAAACTCCTATTACCCATGTTTTGCTATCTCTTCACCCCCTCTGTTCAGTGTTGCTGCTAGAGCATGGgagtttattattcttttttagtcAGCCTGAAAATCATCAATAGTTTTAGGAATGTGGAAAATGTGGAGAACTATGCCATCTCAGAAGGCATCCAGTAGAGTGCTAGTTTTACAGTATTACTGGTAAAATCGATCTCCTGTGATGGGAGGTGGTGTGGATTCTGAATAGGGGTGATGTAAAATGGAGCTACATCTGAGAAATGGCTGTTGTTGAAATTTTTCAGGTGCAGACAGAATGGAAGCCAACTACTCCATCCCTCTGAATGGATCAGAAGTGGTGGTCTATGATTCTATCACATCCAGAGTTTTGTGGATCCTCTCAATGGTGGTCCTCTCCATCACTTTTTTCCTCGGGTTGCTGGGCAATGGGCTTGTGATCTGGGTAGCTGGATTTCGGATGGCACACACAGTCACCACTATCTGCTATCTGAACCTGGCTTTGGCTGACTTCTCTTTCACGGCTACTCTACCATTCCTTATCACCTCAATGGCCATGAAAGAAAAATGGCCTTTTGGCTGGTTCATGTGTAAATTAGTTCACATTGTGGTGGACATAAACCTATTTGGAAGTGTCTTCCTGATTTCGCTCATTGCCTTGGATCGCTGTATTTGTGTCCTACATCCAGTCTGGGCTCAGAATCACCGCACTGTGAGCCTGGCTAGGAAGGTAATCATCGGACCCTGGATTCTTGCCCTCATCCTCACattgcccattttcctcttcttgACTACGGTTAGAATTCCAGGAGGGCATGTATACTGTACATTCAGCTTTGCGTCCTGGGGTGACACTGAAATGGAACGGGTGAATGCAGCTATCACTATGCTAACAGTTAGAGGAATCATCAGGTTCATTATTGGCTTCAGCATGCCCATGTCCATCGTTGCCATCTGCTACGGACTCATCGCTGCCAAGATCCACAGAAGAGCCCTTGTTAATTCCAGCCGTCCTTTACGCGTCCTTACTGCAGTTGTGGCTTCCTTCTTTATCTGTTGGTTTCCCTTTCAACTGGTGGCCCTTTTAGGCACAGTCTGGCTCAAAGAGTCACTTTTTAGTGGTGGTTATAAAATTCTTGACATGTTGGTTCACCCAACAAGCTCATTGGCCTTCTTCAATAGCTGTCTCAACCCGATGCTCTATGTTTTCGTGGGCCAGGACTTTAGAGAAAGACTGATTCATTCCCTACCTTCCAGTCTAGAGAAAGCCCTGAGTGAGGACACTGCCGAGATCAGTGGTACAGGCACCaattctgcttcagcttctgaaAGCATCGAGATAAAGGCAATATAAGGAAAGGACTGGGGGATGCTTTTTGCTCCATGCATTTCACTTTTATCTCACCTTATATTGTGCTCTAGAGCATTATTAATCTGGAAAAACATTTCTGTATCCCTTGAATtggggaaaagaaataaatatcaaaGCTAATATTGCTGTTCTTTTGGGGTTTTTCAATTTAATGTATATCCTTGGGTAGGACTAAGGTGGCAAAACATTACAAGAGAGAAAAATAGTAATACATGCATATTTGCAAAGATAAGATAGTAGATGTCAAAATCAAAATTATACTATTTCAGAGGTTGAAGAGATAACCCAGGAGTTAAGAGAAATTTCTACTCTAGCAGTAGAAATTTAGTTCCAAATGCCTACATCACTCGACTTACAGTTGTTGATATCTCTAGGGAATTTAGTGACATTTATAAGCATTTATACTCATATGCACTTATCtttacacaaacacaaataattaaaagtaaaatccttaaacattattttattattaacagGTAAAGTTTTGCTGGGCTTTGTGGTGTATGCCTATAatatcagcatttgggaggctgaggcaggagagaatagtTCAAGAGCAGTTAAGTTCCCAAAACAGTTATGTGGTTTACAGGGAAACAGGTGCCACTGGAAAAAGGTACATTGAATGAATTAATTAGACACCGAAAGACAATATATATTGTCTCTCCTCTGTGGTTCTTAGATTttatatagaaacacaaaattatgcatgtgtgtgtgtgtgttgaagtaaACCTGTCTAGGGAGACAAAGGAGAATAATAGGAGTGAGGATAAGGTTTGAAGGGGGAATATAGGAAACAGTAGCACATGTAGAAATTCTTAAATtccaaaatcaacaaaacaataacatagacaagataaaggaagaaagaaagaagaggtggTGGAAAAATATTCAGACCTGTCTCCACACCTTTGGTTTACTTTGATACAATACACATCACTTAGAAAATTGCCGCTAGTGATGATCCTCTGGGGCAAATATCTTGGAGAGTCAGTTGCTCCCCCTTGCATTGTTGGCAGTTTACAGCctgcatgggggaggggggagtaggGAATAGAATTCTTATCTGCATATCCAGTTCTTCCATAACACCTGGCCACTCTTCAGGTGACCTGAAGAAGGTGCTAGAATACAGAGTCTGGAGAAGACTCGAACATGCACTTTGTGTATGTAGTTATGAAGAAGCCCTGCAGGGTAAGGCTTTATAGGTGAAGTTGGCTGAGGAAAGAGTGACTGTACTCCTGCGAGGAAGCCATCACCTCTGATCTGTGAGGAAGCTCAATACACCCATTGGTTTTCcaaagttatctttttttttttagtttttttttaactttttcatgtttttatttttattatttttattattttttattcttttttaattaaaatttccacctgctccccgtttcccatttccctcccctcctcccaaatattgccccctcccgccagtcccctccccctatcccca
This genomic window from Chionomys nivalis chromosome 2, mChiNiv1.1, whole genome shotgun sequence contains:
- the Fpr2 gene encoding N-formyl peptide receptor 2, which encodes MEANYSIPLNGSEVVVYDSITSRVLWILSMVVLSITFFLGLLGNGLVIWVAGFRMAHTVTTICYLNLALADFSFTATLPFLITSMAMKEKWPFGWFMCKLVHIVVDINLFGSVFLISLIALDRCICVLHPVWAQNHRTVSLARKVIIGPWILALILTLPIFLFLTTVRIPGGHVYCTFSFASWGDTEMERVNAAITMLTVRGIIRFIIGFSMPMSIVAICYGLIAAKIHRRALVNSSRPLRVLTAVVASFFICWFPFQLVALLGTVWLKESLFSGGYKILDMLVHPTSSLAFFNSCLNPMLYVFVGQDFRERLIHSLPSSLEKALSEDTAEISGTGTNSASASESIEIKAI